ACGGGGTTGGACTCGAGGACGGACGTTTTCTCCAGTCAGGAGACATTCTGGAAGCACATATTGAGGGCATCGGCATGCTGCGCAATGAAGTTGGTCCGCAGCGCATTCTTGCTCAGGTCAGGCAAGCGGGACGGCTAGGTTATCCCACTGTCTGACTCATCAACTCAGTCCCCCGGCGAGAGGCAACCATGAATCAAGGGGCCACCTGGTATCCGTTGAAGCACCGTCAGTTTCGCCTATTTTGGAGCGCGGGTGCAGTCATCAATATTGCCATCTGGATGCAGACAGTAGGCGCTGCCTGGATCATGGCTGGGCTTACCGATTCAGCTTGGATGGTGTCGCTGGTGCAAACCGCCATGACTCTGCCTGTGTTTTTATTCGGTTTGCCTGGAGGAGTAATTGCGGACTTGGTGAATCGCAAATACTGGCTGCTGTTCACTCAGTCGGTGATGCTGACGGCTGCAAGTATACTTTTTGTATTGGCCGCTACCGGGAGCCTGAGCACCTGGATGCTGTTGTCGCTGACTTTTTTATTGGGCACCGGAAGTGCGCTGAGTATGTCAGCGTGGATGGCCGTTACTCTGACACTGATCCCGCGAGAAATTGTGCCCGCCGCAGTGGCACTCAATGCTATTTCAACCAATGTTGCGCGTGCACTGGGTCCCGCCATCGGCGGCCTGCTTATTGCTGTGGCGGGCCAGGCTTCGATGTTTCTTTTGATCGCCTGTTGTTTTATGGGGGTGATTCTATTTCTGTTCGGTTGGCGGCCTGTCCGAGTCAGTAATGTGCTGCCCCCGGAGACTTTCCTCGGAGGAATGCGCAGTGGTTTGCGCTACATTCGGCACTCGGTATCTTTGGTCAGCTCGCTGAAACAAGTTTTTATTTTTACCAGCTGCGCCAGTGCCCTGTGGGCGCTATTGCCACTTATAGCCAAGGATCAGCTGCAGATGGAAGCGGATGGATATGGCCTGTTGATGGCCGCGCTGGGTGCAGGCGCGGTCATTGCGGCGCTCAATCTCACGCGTTTATATCGTCTTGTCGCGCTGCGCCAGCTGGTGGTTGTAGGGGCAGTTGCTTTTGCTATCGTTACCGCGGCGGTTTCGCTGACCGATGTGGTCTGGGTCGTCTGGCTGCTTCTGGTCATAGCCGGGATTGCCTGGATGGCAGTCAATGCCACGGTTGCTACCATTGTGCAGACCTGCGCGGCGGACTGGGTCAGGGCCCGGGTCGCTTCGGTATATTTGCTCATGTATATGGGCGCGATGGCGGTCGGGGGCGCGGTGTGGGGGCTGATTGCAGACTACCTGGGAACGACCAACAGCCTGCTGTTGGCTGCGGTGAGTATAGTCCTGGGGCTTTGGTTGACCCGCGATGGAGTATTTGTGCTTGGTAGCGAAGCTGATTACCGCACGGTATCGCAGACGGACGAACTGGTGGTAGCTGCCGAGATCAATCACTCTGACGGTCCAGTGTCCGTCGAGATCAGTTATTGGGCACTTGATGAGTTTCAGCAGGACTTCATAAAATGTGCTTATGCGGTGGGACAATCCCGGCGTCGTAATGGGGCGCGCAACTGGCGACTCTATCGTGACCTGGCTGACCCAAACCGTTTTGTAGAGCGCTTTATAGTAGAGTCATGGTTGGGCTATTTGCGGCAAAGAGACAGAGTTACCCAAGCCGATCAGAATACGGAAAGTCAGTTGCAGCGCTACGTCATCAGTACAGATGTGGCCACCAAGCGCTATATCCATCAGCCGAATGCCATGGACGGATGGTGATAAAAATTGATTTAAAAATACAATTCTTGATATAGAATCATTGGCAGGCCATTATTAGCGCCTCATATTTGGGATCAGTTGATCCCTGCGTCTAAGGGGGAGATGTAAAAATGGATGCTGAAGTCAATATCAGTGATAGAAGCGCTGCCAAGTCATCGTCCTTGGTCACAGTAAAGCCGGTCGTGAATGCCGTGCGTATTCTTCGTTTTCTCAGTCAGGCTGCAGCGCCAGAGCGTTCAGTAGATATCGCCAGAAAGCTGGATATAAACCCTAGCACTTGTTTCAATATTCTTAGAACGCTGGTGGCCGAAGATATGGTCGATTTCAGCCCCATGTCAAAGCGTTATTCCGCCGGTTTGGGGCTCGCCCGCTTAGTTGAGCAATTCGTCACCCAAGGGCAAAAGGTGCAGTTGGCCAAGCCCTTGCTGGAGAAATTTGCTGCTCGCTCAAAGGTGACCGTCACCTTGTGGCGGCGCATAGGTAACGACCGGATTGTTATCGTCAGCTCTGCTGCGTGTCCTACCGATGTGCGGATCGACATGAGCGAAGGTCAGCGGTTGCCAATTCTAATGGGCGCCAGTGGGCGTTTATTTGCCTCGCAACTCGATCTGGACCAGCCGCAGCCCAAGGCTATCTTCGACAATATTCGCTGGAGTGGGGCGCTGTCCTACGAAGAATATTGTGAGCAGGTACGGGATGCGGCCAAGCTCGGCTGGTCCATCGACGATGGCCACTTTTCAATCGGCATCCTGGCAGTGGCGGCACCGGTTTATTCTCCCTCCGAGACCATCGACTTCACCGTGTCGGCCGTGATGTTTCGTGGTCAGCGCGATGAAGCCGGAATTGCAGAGTTGGGGCAGTCACTGCGTAATCTGGGCAAGGAGTTGGGAAGCGTGCTGTTCTGATTATCAGTCGCGCACCAACAACAGGCTGCCGCCCAGCGGTCCGCCCCCGGCGGCCGTGACCGCTACCTGGTGATCAGCAATCTGGCGCTTGTCGGCGCGACCCCATAGTTGCAAACAGGCTTCGTGCACATAGCCCAGGCCGTGGGTGCGCCCTCCGGAGAGCTGGCCGCCATTGGTATTCAACGGCAGCTCACCGTCTAGCGCGATACGCTGCCCGCCCTCAACAAAACGCCCGCTCTCCCCTACCGGACACAGTCCCAGAGCCTCTAGCCAGATCATGGTCAGTATTGAGAAGCCATCGTAGAGCTGCGCGGAGCCGACATCTTTGGGTTTCAAATCGGTACGTGCCCACATCATGCGCCCGACATCGAACGCCGCGCCCTGGGTCAGCGAAATCTGATCCCAGGACCATGGCTGGTTAAGCGCTGCACCCATGGCTTCGATCCGGATCGGCGGGTTGCGCCCGTCTTTGGCGGCATCACGGCGCGACAGGATGATGGCGGTCGATGCATCACAATGCACATCGCAATCGAACATACGCAATGGCGTGGATATCATCCTCGACTGCATGTAATCGTCCATGCTCATCGGTGTACGATAAACCGCCTTGGGGTTGAGCTCGGCGTTGCGCCGGCAGGTCAGAGCGATTTGTGCGAGCTGTTCCGAGGTGGTGCCATAGTCATGAAAATGCCGCTGCGCATACATGGCCATCAGATTTGCCGCCGAGAGCACATTGAACGGGGTGTACCACTGCCAGGCAAAACTGCTATCCCGTCCCTGAGTTTTATTCGTCAGGGCTGAAGCTTGCTTGTTGTGTTGCCGGGTAGAGGACTCGGTAATGGTGCGAAATACCAGCACATTTCGGCACATGCCGCTGGCAATGGCCATGACCCCATTGATGATGCCGGCTAGGGGGCCGGGCCCCTCATAGCCGCCGCCAAACCAGTTTACGTTCAAGCCAAGTGCATTTTTAAGCGCGTTCGGCCCGACCGGAGAAAAGCTGTCACCGTTATTGTTGTCACCCGGCCAGCACGCTACCCCATCGATCTCGTCCCGGGTCAGTCCCGCATCGGCAATGGCCTCAAGACAGGCGTCTGCGGTCAGCCGCATGGCTGACAACTGCGAAGGGCGGCCAACCTCGGATTGACCAATACCGGTAATAGCGACATCTTTTTCGTACAGACGGTCAAACATGCTCAATCCTTAACAAATAGGGGAAGCCATACATCGTCTTCCTGCTGAAAGTGCACTCTGACGGGCATCCCGATAAAGACGTCTGTCACCGGTATCCCTTCGATATTACTGACGAAGCGCAGACCTGCCTGCTCCACCAGCTCGACGATGGCAATCACGAAGGGCTCCTGCAGTTCAGGTGTCCAGGGCTGGTGGTTGATGGTAAAGCTGGCGACCTGGCCTTTTCCCGATACGGCCTGCGGACCCACTTCAAAGCTGTTGCACGCGGGGCAAACAGGACTGGGCGGGTGAAAGTAACGAGTACAGGCGCTGCAGCGGTGGATCAGCAGCGCGTTGTTTTCACCACCTTGCCAAAAGGCGCGGTTGTCACCGGTGAGGGCGGGCAGCTTTCTCGGCATCGGATAAATCCTGTCTTAACAACTTGGATAACCCAAGGTTAGCATTTGTACACATATTAAAAAAGTGTTCTAATCTAAATCTACTGGGCCTTGCATTGGCCTATCTAATAAGACTCACTTGTGGAGGTCGCTCATGACCCTTTCTCTGCAAGGCCGCGCAGTAATAGTCACAGGCGGCTTTGGTGTACTCGGTAGCGCGCTGACCAAATTGTTGCTTGAGCGGGGGGCTAGAGTAGCGGCCCTGGATCTGAGTGACGTGCCTGCCGCGTTGACAGCTTCCGCTGACTTTCTTCCC
This genomic stretch from Halopseudomonas pelagia harbors:
- a CDS encoding MFS transporter, with product MNQGATWYPLKHRQFRLFWSAGAVINIAIWMQTVGAAWIMAGLTDSAWMVSLVQTAMTLPVFLFGLPGGVIADLVNRKYWLLFTQSVMLTAASILFVLAATGSLSTWMLLSLTFLLGTGSALSMSAWMAVTLTLIPREIVPAAVALNAISTNVARALGPAIGGLLIAVAGQASMFLLIACCFMGVILFLFGWRPVRVSNVLPPETFLGGMRSGLRYIRHSVSLVSSLKQVFIFTSCASALWALLPLIAKDQLQMEADGYGLLMAALGAGAVIAALNLTRLYRLVALRQLVVVGAVAFAIVTAAVSLTDVVWVVWLLLVIAGIAWMAVNATVATIVQTCAADWVRARVASVYLLMYMGAMAVGGAVWGLIADYLGTTNSLLLAAVSIVLGLWLTRDGVFVLGSEADYRTVSQTDELVVAAEINHSDGPVSVEISYWALDEFQQDFIKCAYAVGQSRRRNGARNWRLYRDLADPNRFVERFIVESWLGYLRQRDRVTQADQNTESQLQRYVISTDVATKRYIHQPNAMDGW
- a CDS encoding IclR family transcriptional regulator, whose translation is MDAEVNISDRSAAKSSSLVTVKPVVNAVRILRFLSQAAAPERSVDIARKLDINPSTCFNILRTLVAEDMVDFSPMSKRYSAGLGLARLVEQFVTQGQKVQLAKPLLEKFAARSKVTVTLWRRIGNDRIVIVSSAACPTDVRIDMSEGQRLPILMGASGRLFASQLDLDQPQPKAIFDNIRWSGALSYEEYCEQVRDAAKLGWSIDDGHFSIGILAVAAPVYSPSETIDFTVSAVMFRGQRDEAGIAELGQSLRNLGKELGSVLF
- a CDS encoding thiolase family protein — encoded protein: MFDRLYEKDVAITGIGQSEVGRPSQLSAMRLTADACLEAIADAGLTRDEIDGVACWPGDNNNGDSFSPVGPNALKNALGLNVNWFGGGYEGPGPLAGIINGVMAIASGMCRNVLVFRTITESSTRQHNKQASALTNKTQGRDSSFAWQWYTPFNVLSAANLMAMYAQRHFHDYGTTSEQLAQIALTCRRNAELNPKAVYRTPMSMDDYMQSRMISTPLRMFDCDVHCDASTAIILSRRDAAKDGRNPPIRIEAMGAALNQPWSWDQISLTQGAAFDVGRMMWARTDLKPKDVGSAQLYDGFSILTMIWLEALGLCPVGESGRFVEGGQRIALDGELPLNTNGGQLSGGRTHGLGYVHEACLQLWGRADKRQIADHQVAVTAAGGGPLGGSLLLVRD
- a CDS encoding Zn-ribbon domain-containing OB-fold protein, with protein sequence MPRKLPALTGDNRAFWQGGENNALLIHRCSACTRYFHPPSPVCPACNSFEVGPQAVSGKGQVASFTINHQPWTPELQEPFVIAIVELVEQAGLRFVSNIEGIPVTDVFIGMPVRVHFQQEDDVWLPLFVKD